The Georgenia faecalis genome includes a window with the following:
- a CDS encoding ABC transporter ATP-binding protein, translating into MDTSVITAKGLHRTYGSGKDAFEAVRGVDLHVRRGELFALLGTNGAGKTSTLEVLEGLAPATAGQVRILGHDPLRERTRVRPRMGIMLQDAGFPPELTAAETARMWHGTLSRPLPVEQALAAVGLEDRGGVRVASLSGGEQRRLDLALALMSRPEVLFLDEPTTGLDPQSRRTTWELVRGLLDDGVTVMLTTHYLEEAEALADRLAIMHAGRVAREGTVAEIVAAETATIAFADGAGVARLDLSALPALAAAPSVERHTWTLTSTDLQATLTALLTEAARTGAALADLDARSASLEQAFLAVATDADHAHDARRPATAAA; encoded by the coding sequence ATGGACACCTCAGTGATCACCGCAAAGGGACTGCACCGCACCTACGGCTCCGGGAAGGACGCGTTCGAGGCCGTGCGCGGCGTCGACCTCCACGTCCGACGGGGCGAGCTCTTCGCCCTGCTCGGCACCAACGGCGCCGGCAAGACCTCCACCCTCGAGGTCCTCGAGGGCCTCGCACCGGCCACCGCCGGGCAGGTCCGGATCCTCGGCCACGACCCGCTCCGCGAGCGCACCAGGGTCCGCCCTCGGATGGGCATCATGCTCCAGGACGCCGGGTTCCCGCCCGAGCTCACCGCCGCCGAGACGGCGCGCATGTGGCACGGCACGCTCTCCCGCCCGCTCCCGGTCGAGCAGGCCCTGGCCGCCGTCGGCCTCGAGGACCGCGGGGGTGTGCGGGTCGCCTCCCTCTCCGGCGGCGAGCAGCGCCGTCTCGACCTCGCCCTGGCACTCATGAGCCGGCCCGAGGTCCTCTTCCTCGACGAGCCCACCACCGGCCTCGACCCGCAGTCGCGCCGCACCACGTGGGAGCTCGTGCGCGGTCTCCTCGACGACGGCGTCACCGTCATGCTCACGACGCACTACCTCGAGGAGGCCGAGGCGCTCGCCGACCGGCTCGCCATCATGCACGCCGGCCGCGTCGCCCGGGAGGGCACCGTCGCCGAGATCGTCGCCGCCGAGACCGCCACCATCGCCTTCGCCGACGGCGCCGGGGTCGCCCGCCTCGACCTGTCGGCCCTGCCCGCCCTCGCCGCGGCACCGTCCGTGGAGCGGCACACGTGGACCCTCACCTCGACCGACCTCCAGGCCACGCTCACCGCGCTGCTCACCGAGGCGGCCCGTACGGGTGCCGCCCTCGCCGACCTCGACGCCCGCAGCGCGAGCCTCGAGCAGGCCTTCCTCGCCGTCGCCACCGACGCCGACCACGCCCACGACGCCCGTCGCCCCGCGACCGCGGCCGCCTGA
- a CDS encoding DUF5302 domain-containing protein produces the protein MPDTTPDPTPDAPADQTEQVDAVEDAKTKMRAALDRKRANGHLTAEGRANTGRVHGSEVAGSKRVFRRKSG, from the coding sequence ATGCCTGACACCACCCCTGACCCCACCCCCGACGCCCCGGCCGACCAGACCGAGCAGGTCGACGCCGTCGAGGACGCCAAGACGAAGATGCGCGCCGCGCTCGACCGCAAGCGTGCCAACGGCCACCTCACGGCCGAGGGCCGGGCCAACACCGGCCGCGTCCACGGCTCCGAGGTCGCCGGCAGCAAGCGCGTGTTCCGCCGCAAGTCCGGCTGA
- a CDS encoding DUF421 domain-containing protein → MWFDSWSDIGRVLAVGAAAYVSLVLLLRLTGKRALTQLNAFDLVVTVALGSILATVLLNSDVSWSEGLAALALLLVLQFLVTWTSSRWPRSLTVVRAEPTIILRGGEPLPKAMRDQRITMDELRQAVRSKGFGDLSDVGVIVVETDGSLSIISAEKVGRASALPDPEA, encoded by the coding sequence ATGTGGTTCGACTCCTGGTCCGACATCGGCCGTGTCCTGGCGGTCGGTGCCGCGGCCTACGTCTCGCTCGTCCTGCTGCTGCGGCTCACCGGGAAGCGAGCCCTCACGCAGCTCAATGCCTTCGACCTCGTCGTCACCGTGGCGCTGGGCTCGATCCTCGCGACGGTCCTGCTCAACTCCGACGTCTCGTGGAGCGAGGGCCTCGCAGCCCTCGCGCTGCTGCTCGTCCTGCAGTTCCTCGTCACCTGGACGTCCTCGCGCTGGCCCAGGAGCCTCACGGTGGTGCGGGCCGAGCCGACCATCATCCTGCGCGGCGGCGAGCCCCTGCCCAAGGCGATGCGTGACCAGCGAATCACCATGGACGAGCTGCGGCAGGCCGTGCGGTCGAAGGGCTTCGGAGACCTGTCCGACGTGGGAGTGATCGTCGTCGAGACCGACGGGTCGCTGAGCATCATCTCGGCGGAGAAGGTCGGCCGGGCCTCCGCCCTGCCCGACCCCGAGGCGTAG
- a CDS encoding DUF1918 domain-containing protein encodes MKANVGDRVVVASRRVDEPTREGEVVEVRGAAGDPPWVVRWAGRGEESLYFPGSDTVVGSAVD; translated from the coding sequence ATGAAGGCGAACGTGGGTGACCGCGTCGTCGTCGCCTCCCGCCGGGTGGACGAGCCGACCCGCGAGGGTGAGGTCGTCGAGGTGCGCGGGGCGGCCGGGGACCCACCGTGGGTGGTGCGCTGGGCCGGGCGGGGCGAGGAGTCCCTCTACTTCCCAGGCTCCGACACGGTGGTGGGCTCCGCCGTCGACTGA
- a CDS encoding zinc-dependent alcohol dehydrogenase: MKALCWTGVNETSVESVPDPEILNAHDVIVRVRLSTTCGSDLHLLGGYIPAMRAGDVLGHEFLGDVVEVGSAVRKHRVGDRVVVSSFIACGRCAYCRRELYSLCDNGNPNPAITETLWGFAPGGCYGYSHAMGGFAGSHAEYIRVPYADVGAFAVPDGINDTTALFASDAAPTGWTGADLVGIEPGDVVAVWGAGAVGQMAALAARTRGAERVIVIDRLPERLAQAERYVGAETLDYSAENVPQALRELTGGRGPDVCLEAVGMEAHSAGLQHVYDQVKQQLRIQTDRGAAVREAIHSCRKGGRVFVLGVYVGVLDTFPLGAVMNKGLTVRGAQMHGQRYIPEILARMERGEVPSAHLATHVMPLDDGPKGYQMFKAKEDGCVRAVFRP, translated from the coding sequence ATGAAGGCGCTGTGCTGGACGGGGGTCAACGAGACGTCCGTGGAGAGCGTGCCGGACCCCGAGATCCTCAACGCGCACGACGTCATCGTGCGGGTGCGGCTGTCCACGACGTGCGGCTCCGACCTCCACCTGCTCGGTGGGTACATCCCCGCCATGCGCGCCGGTGACGTGCTGGGCCACGAGTTCCTCGGCGACGTCGTCGAGGTGGGCTCCGCGGTGCGCAAGCACCGGGTGGGTGACCGGGTGGTCGTGAGCTCCTTCATCGCCTGCGGCCGGTGCGCCTACTGCCGGCGCGAGCTCTACTCGCTGTGCGACAACGGCAATCCCAACCCCGCCATCACCGAGACGCTCTGGGGCTTCGCGCCCGGGGGCTGCTACGGCTACTCCCACGCGATGGGCGGGTTCGCGGGCAGCCACGCGGAGTACATCCGGGTGCCCTACGCCGACGTCGGCGCGTTCGCGGTGCCGGACGGCATCAACGACACCACCGCCCTGTTCGCCTCCGACGCCGCCCCGACCGGGTGGACCGGGGCCGACCTGGTGGGCATCGAGCCGGGCGACGTCGTCGCCGTGTGGGGCGCGGGCGCCGTCGGGCAGATGGCCGCGCTCGCGGCGCGCACCCGGGGCGCGGAGCGCGTCATCGTCATCGACCGGCTCCCGGAGCGGCTGGCGCAGGCGGAGCGGTACGTCGGTGCCGAGACGCTCGACTACTCCGCGGAGAACGTGCCGCAGGCGCTGCGCGAGCTCACCGGCGGGCGCGGGCCCGACGTGTGTCTCGAGGCGGTGGGGATGGAGGCGCACAGCGCCGGCCTCCAGCACGTCTACGACCAGGTGAAGCAGCAGCTGCGGATCCAGACGGACCGCGGCGCGGCGGTCCGCGAGGCCATCCACTCCTGCCGCAAGGGCGGGCGGGTGTTCGTCCTCGGGGTGTACGTGGGCGTCCTCGACACCTTCCCGCTGGGCGCCGTGATGAACAAGGGCCTCACCGTGCGCGGTGCGCAGATGCACGGCCAGCGGTACATCCCCGAGATCCTCGCCCGGATGGAGCGTGGGGAGGTGCCCAGCGCGCACCTCGCCACGCACGTCATGCCGCTCGACGACGGCCCGAAGGGCTACCAGATGTTCAAGGCCAAGGAGGACGGCTGCGTGCGCGCGGTGTTCCGGCCCTGA
- a CDS encoding PAC2 family protein, translating into MTDRPFSLEGTTPDPADQTPAIVVAAFEGWNDAGAAASQALAMIADAWDATVVHELDPQDFHDFQVNRPVMETDEDGTRVLTWPTTTISVARTPVAGRTVILVQGIEPSFRWLDYCEEILEVAQGWNAGSIVVVGALLADVPHTRPIPCQVTSEDPRVQALLGAEGSDYEGPSGIVGVLAHLAQERDLHAMSLWAAVPHYVAQPPSPKATLALLNALEELVGEPLPMGDLVEEAQAWQSGVDDLAQQDPEVAEYVRQLEEAKDTAELPEASGEAIAREFERYLRRRDRGPGPSPRG; encoded by the coding sequence ATGACGGATCGTCCCTTCTCCCTCGAGGGCACCACGCCCGACCCGGCGGACCAGACGCCGGCCATCGTCGTCGCAGCCTTCGAGGGCTGGAACGACGCCGGTGCCGCCGCCAGCCAGGCGCTGGCGATGATCGCCGACGCCTGGGACGCCACCGTCGTCCACGAGCTCGACCCGCAGGACTTCCACGACTTCCAGGTGAACCGGCCGGTCATGGAGACCGACGAGGACGGGACGCGCGTCCTCACGTGGCCGACGACGACGATCTCGGTCGCCCGCACGCCCGTGGCCGGGCGCACCGTCATCCTCGTGCAGGGCATCGAGCCGTCCTTCCGGTGGCTCGACTACTGCGAGGAGATCCTCGAGGTGGCGCAGGGCTGGAACGCCGGGAGCATCGTCGTCGTCGGCGCGCTGCTCGCCGACGTCCCCCACACCCGCCCGATCCCGTGCCAGGTGACCAGCGAGGACCCGCGCGTCCAGGCGCTGCTCGGCGCCGAGGGCTCGGACTACGAGGGACCCTCGGGCATCGTCGGCGTCCTCGCCCACCTCGCCCAGGAGCGCGACCTCCACGCGATGAGCCTTTGGGCCGCCGTGCCGCACTACGTCGCACAGCCGCCGTCCCCCAAGGCGACGCTCGCCCTCCTCAACGCCCTCGAGGAGCTCGTCGGGGAGCCGCTGCCCATGGGCGACCTCGTCGAGGAGGCCCAGGCCTGGCAGTCCGGCGTCGACGACCTCGCGCAGCAGGACCCGGAGGTGGCCGAGTACGTCCGCCAGCTGGAGGAGGCGAAGGACACCGCCGAGCTGCCCGAGGCAAGCGGTGAGGCGATCGCCCGCGAGTTCGAGCGGTACCTCCGCCGCCGGGACAGGGGCCCGGGGCCCTCGCCCCGGGGCTGA
- a CDS encoding response regulator transcription factor, whose translation MIRILLADDEALIRDAVAALLRLEEDLEVVATAASGPEAVAAGRKHAPDVAVLDLQMPGLDGIDTAHQLAAEVPGCRSVIVTSHGRPGYLKRALAAGVSGFLPKAVSARVLADVVRQVHAGGRYVDPELAAEAISAGDSPLSPREADVLELAAGGAPVEEIAQRAHLSPGTVRNYLSSAAAKLGAANRHEAVHLAQRHGWI comes from the coding sequence ATGATCCGCATCCTGCTCGCCGACGACGAGGCCCTCATCCGCGACGCCGTCGCCGCCCTGCTCCGGCTCGAGGAGGACCTCGAGGTCGTCGCGACGGCGGCGTCGGGCCCCGAGGCGGTCGCCGCCGGGCGCAAGCACGCCCCGGACGTCGCCGTCCTCGACCTGCAGATGCCCGGGCTGGACGGCATCGACACCGCGCACCAGCTCGCCGCGGAGGTGCCCGGCTGCCGCTCCGTCATCGTCACGAGCCACGGCCGCCCGGGATACCTCAAGCGGGCGCTGGCCGCCGGCGTCTCCGGCTTCCTGCCCAAGGCGGTCTCGGCCCGGGTGCTCGCCGACGTCGTCCGCCAGGTCCACGCGGGTGGGCGCTACGTCGACCCCGAGCTCGCCGCCGAGGCCATCAGCGCGGGCGACTCCCCGCTGAGCCCCCGCGAGGCCGACGTCCTCGAGCTCGCCGCCGGCGGCGCGCCGGTGGAGGAGATCGCCCAGCGCGCCCACCTCTCCCCGGGCACCGTGCGCAACTACCTCTCGTCGGCCGCGGCCAAGCTCGGGGCGGCCAACCGGCACGAGGCGGTGCACCTGGCCCAGCGCCACGGGTGGATCTGA
- a CDS encoding HAD family hydrolase, which translates to MPSNPATAAATTSVADLALPAALLWDMDGTLVDTEPYWIQAEIDLAAEHGGSWTHEQALQLIGRPLTDSASILREQGGIRGTDDEIADTLVARVAERVRRDGPPWRSGSRELLEAARAAGVPCALVTMSYRVLAEAVLDTLEPGTFATVVTGDEVTHGKPHPEAYLTAAATLGAAPAECVALEDSTVGVAAAEAAGVPTIAVPLMVEIPAAPGRSRVRDVGTLTLEDLSRVAGGEVIERV; encoded by the coding sequence ATGCCTTCGAACCCCGCCACCGCCGCCGCCACCACCTCCGTCGCCGACCTCGCCCTGCCCGCCGCCCTCCTGTGGGACATGGACGGCACCCTCGTCGACACCGAGCCCTACTGGATCCAGGCGGAGATCGACCTCGCTGCCGAGCACGGCGGCAGCTGGACGCACGAGCAGGCGCTCCAGCTCATCGGCCGGCCGCTCACCGACTCGGCGAGCATCCTGCGCGAGCAGGGCGGGATCCGGGGAACCGACGACGAGATCGCGGACACGCTCGTCGCCCGGGTGGCGGAGCGGGTCCGCCGGGACGGCCCGCCGTGGCGTTCGGGCTCCCGCGAGCTGCTCGAGGCCGCCCGCGCGGCCGGCGTGCCGTGCGCGCTCGTGACGATGTCCTACCGCGTCCTCGCGGAGGCCGTCCTCGACACGCTCGAGCCCGGCACCTTCGCCACCGTCGTCACCGGCGACGAGGTCACCCACGGCAAGCCCCACCCGGAGGCCTACCTCACCGCCGCCGCGACGCTCGGAGCGGCGCCGGCCGAGTGCGTGGCCCTCGAGGACTCCACCGTCGGGGTGGCCGCCGCCGAGGCGGCGGGCGTGCCGACGATCGCAGTCCCGCTCATGGTGGAGATCCCCGCAGCCCCCGGCCGCAGCCGCGTGCGCGACGTCGGCACGCTCACCCTGGAGGACCTGTCCCGCGTGGCCGGCGGCGAGGTCATCGAGCGCGTCTGA
- a CDS encoding sensor histidine kinase, whose translation MTSLNMARRRTNPERFDLYTRGSLYILLATAPLVGLSAIADLAEPAPILAYLGGLLTETVLAILVTSGTLRQFLGGPRVRPGWYVALGLSAAFVTAVAALSQPPADALGGRTGALALALALPLMVVAPVVRTRALVAGTLVVAALVAGSLGLPGPGDSGPAGGHPVPIAMTTAIVVGAMAATFRLSAWTLGVVWEQERMRTVHARLAVAEERLRFSRDLHDVVGRTFSAIAVKSELAAELARRGDDGALAQMLEVRELAQDSLKEVRGVVAGYREVDLAAELDGARSVLRAAGVSTRVLGEGASLPDPVQQALAWVVREAVTNVVRHAHPGTCTIDLAVVPGGPRPDGAKLGDVARLTVVNDGAHRTPVLSSGSGLLGLRERLAAVGGALDTAHDGGTFTLTATVPVIATATTARTEGRR comes from the coding sequence GTGACCAGCCTCAACATGGCGCGACGGCGCACCAACCCCGAGCGATTCGACCTCTACACCCGCGGCTCGCTCTACATCCTGCTCGCCACCGCGCCGCTCGTCGGGCTCTCCGCGATCGCCGACCTCGCGGAGCCGGCGCCGATCCTCGCCTACCTCGGTGGCCTGCTCACCGAGACGGTCCTGGCGATCCTCGTCACGTCCGGCACCCTGCGGCAGTTCCTCGGTGGCCCGCGCGTGCGGCCGGGGTGGTACGTCGCGCTCGGGCTCAGCGCCGCGTTCGTCACCGCCGTCGCGGCCCTGTCGCAGCCGCCCGCCGACGCCCTCGGCGGACGCACCGGCGCCCTGGCCCTCGCCCTGGCCCTCCCCCTCATGGTGGTCGCCCCCGTGGTGCGCACCCGCGCCCTCGTCGCCGGGACGCTCGTCGTCGCCGCCCTCGTCGCCGGGTCGCTCGGGCTCCCCGGGCCCGGGGACAGCGGGCCGGCCGGTGGGCACCCGGTCCCCATCGCCATGACCACGGCCATCGTCGTCGGGGCGATGGCCGCGACCTTCCGCCTGTCGGCGTGGACGCTCGGCGTGGTGTGGGAGCAGGAGCGCATGCGCACCGTACACGCCCGCCTGGCCGTGGCCGAGGAGCGGCTGCGCTTCTCCCGGGACCTGCACGACGTGGTCGGCCGCACGTTCTCCGCCATCGCAGTGAAGAGCGAGCTCGCGGCCGAGCTGGCGCGCCGCGGCGACGACGGCGCCCTCGCCCAGATGCTCGAGGTCCGCGAGCTCGCCCAGGACTCCCTCAAGGAGGTCCGCGGCGTCGTCGCCGGGTACCGCGAGGTCGACCTCGCGGCCGAGCTCGACGGCGCCCGGTCGGTCCTGCGCGCGGCCGGGGTGAGCACCCGCGTCCTCGGCGAGGGGGCCTCGTTGCCCGACCCGGTCCAGCAGGCCCTCGCCTGGGTGGTGCGCGAGGCGGTGACCAACGTCGTGCGCCACGCCCACCCGGGCACGTGCACCATCGACCTCGCCGTGGTCCCGGGCGGGCCCCGGCCGGACGGTGCGAAGCTTGGGGACGTCGCCCGGCTCACCGTCGTCAACGACGGCGCCCACCGCACCCCGGTGCTCAGCAGCGGGTCCGGCCTGCTCGGGCTGCGCGAGCGGCTCGCCGCCGTCGGCGGCGCGCTGGACACCGCGCACGACGGCGGGACCTTCACGCTCACGGCGACCGTCCCGGTGATCGCCACCGCCACCACTGCCCGCACCGAAGGACGACGATGA
- a CDS encoding VOC family protein encodes MGAVTLLVGDLDGLTAYYRDALGLDVLLAVGAEVTLGRGATPLVVLRHDPSLPRGSRRSAGLFHTAILYPDRAGLAAAVASVARRAPGTFVGSADHLVSEAFYFTDPEGNGIELYADRPRQAWGWVGGQVRMDTLALEPHRFLAEHYAPERPAGGAVVGHVHLQVGDTATARAFYVDALGFDVTAQVPGALFVAAGGYHHHMAMNTWNSSGAGPRVPALGLGRVDVVLPTSDDVAAVAARLRDHGIPVRDDGASLEVDDPWRNLVRVTTTAAG; translated from the coding sequence ATGGGCGCCGTGACCCTGCTCGTCGGCGACCTCGACGGGCTCACCGCCTACTACCGCGACGCGCTCGGGCTCGACGTCCTCCTCGCCGTCGGCGCCGAGGTGACGCTGGGCCGGGGTGCCACGCCCCTGGTCGTCCTGCGCCACGACCCGTCGCTGCCGCGGGGGAGCCGGCGCAGCGCCGGGCTCTTCCACACGGCGATCCTCTACCCGGACCGTGCGGGCCTCGCCGCGGCGGTCGCCTCGGTCGCCCGCCGCGCCCCCGGGACCTTCGTCGGCAGCGCCGACCACCTCGTCTCCGAGGCCTTCTACTTCACCGACCCTGAGGGAAACGGCATCGAGCTGTACGCCGACCGCCCGCGCCAGGCATGGGGCTGGGTCGGCGGTCAGGTCCGGATGGACACGCTCGCCCTCGAACCGCACCGCTTCCTCGCCGAGCACTACGCCCCCGAGCGGCCGGCGGGGGGCGCCGTCGTCGGGCACGTCCACCTCCAGGTGGGGGACACGGCCACGGCGCGTGCCTTCTACGTCGACGCGCTCGGGTTCGACGTGACCGCGCAGGTGCCCGGCGCACTGTTCGTCGCCGCGGGCGGGTACCACCACCACATGGCGATGAACACGTGGAACAGCTCCGGTGCCGGCCCTCGCGTGCCGGCCCTCGGCCTCGGTCGCGTCGATGTGGTCCTGCCCACCAGCGACGACGTCGCCGCCGTCGCCGCTCGCCTGCGCGACCACGGGATCCCTGTTCGCGACGACGGCGCGAGCCTCGAGGTGGACGACCCGTGGCGCAACCTCGTCCGGGTGACGACGACGGCGGCGGGTTAG
- a CDS encoding RecB family exonuclease, with product MPETDVPAAPYRAALSPSRVKDFVQCPLLFRLRAVDRLPEPPSPAAARGTLVHTVLERLFDLPAPARNPDAALGLLDPAWAEMREQNPDVPAMFATPEALAEWLEQARTLLGTYFRVENPQRLEPARRELSVEVELASGVLLRGFIDRVDVAGDGAVRIVDYKTGRSPKPQYSGDALFQLTFYGLMIWRLHGVIPRRLQLVYLGDERVLTMDPTEADLLATEARIEFLWEQISRAARTGEFRPRTSRLCDWCSFQALCPAFGGTPPEVPAEGLARLLGAARTESAAGPVLDDTVSVTAVAEESADAVADDAVTVGA from the coding sequence ATGCCCGAGACCGACGTTCCCGCCGCCCCGTACCGGGCCGCGTTGTCGCCCTCGCGGGTCAAGGACTTCGTGCAGTGCCCGTTGCTGTTCCGCCTCCGCGCGGTCGACCGCCTGCCGGAGCCGCCGAGCCCCGCCGCGGCGCGCGGCACGCTCGTGCACACCGTGCTTGAGCGCCTCTTCGACCTGCCCGCCCCGGCCCGCAACCCCGACGCCGCGCTCGGTCTGCTCGACCCGGCGTGGGCGGAGATGCGGGAGCAGAACCCCGACGTCCCGGCGATGTTCGCCACCCCGGAGGCGCTCGCCGAGTGGCTCGAGCAGGCCCGCACGCTGCTGGGCACGTACTTCCGGGTGGAGAACCCCCAGCGCCTCGAGCCCGCGCGCCGGGAGCTGTCGGTCGAGGTCGAGCTCGCCTCCGGGGTGCTGCTCCGCGGCTTCATCGACCGCGTGGACGTCGCCGGCGACGGCGCCGTGCGGATCGTCGACTACAAGACGGGCCGCTCCCCCAAGCCCCAGTACAGCGGCGACGCGCTCTTCCAGCTCACCTTCTACGGGCTGATGATCTGGCGCCTGCACGGCGTCATCCCCCGCCGGCTCCAGCTCGTCTACCTCGGCGACGAGCGCGTGCTCACCATGGACCCCACGGAGGCGGACCTGCTCGCCACGGAGGCCCGCATCGAGTTCCTCTGGGAGCAGATCAGCCGGGCCGCGCGGACGGGCGAGTTCCGGCCCCGCACGTCGCGGCTGTGCGACTGGTGCAGCTTCCAGGCGCTGTGCCCGGCGTTCGGCGGCACGCCGCCGGAGGTGCCGGCCGAGGGCCTGGCGCGCCTCCTCGGTGCCGCGCGCACCGAGTCGGCGGCGGGGCCCGTGCTGGACGACACCGTCTCCGTGACGGCCGTCGCCGAGGAGTCGGCCGACGCGGTGGCGGACGACGCCGTCACCGTCGGCGCCTGA
- the mshC gene encoding cysteine--1-D-myo-inosityl 2-amino-2-deoxy-alpha-D-glucopyranoside ligase encodes MQPWSAPPVPQLPGRGGPVRLYDSARGGVVTAGDEGPATLYVCGITPYDATHIGHASTYIGFDLLVRAWLDAGREVHYVQNVTDVDDPLLERATATGIDWRDLAQSQTELFFSDMVALRALAPEHYVGAVESIPLVVDAVTRMLDEGTAYRVPLPEGAGGEDPGLGDVYADLSADPRFGSASGLSETEMAGLFAERGGDPDRPGKRHPLDPLLWLRSRPGEPTWDGGALGSGRPGWHIECACIAGTYLGVPVEVQGGGSDLAFPHHEMSESHLRVLTGQDQPVHVHAHGGMVAYQGAKMSKSLGNLVLVSQLVAAGEDPMAVRLALIGHHYRDDWEISWVRLRQAQGRLARWRAAFDAPAGPAAEPMLAAVRAALANDLDSSAAITAVDAWVARVESGTAEPVEGAPALARQVVDALLGIV; translated from the coding sequence GTGCAGCCCTGGTCAGCCCCGCCCGTCCCGCAGCTTCCTGGAAGGGGCGGACCGGTCCGCCTCTACGACTCCGCCCGGGGCGGAGTCGTCACGGCCGGGGACGAGGGGCCCGCGACGCTCTACGTCTGTGGGATCACCCCCTACGACGCCACCCACATCGGCCACGCGAGCACGTACATCGGGTTCGACCTGCTCGTGCGGGCCTGGCTGGACGCCGGGCGTGAGGTGCACTACGTCCAGAACGTCACCGACGTCGACGACCCGCTCCTCGAGCGCGCGACGGCGACCGGCATCGACTGGCGCGACCTCGCGCAGTCCCAGACCGAGCTCTTCTTCTCCGACATGGTCGCCCTGCGGGCGCTCGCGCCCGAGCACTACGTCGGCGCCGTCGAGTCCATCCCCCTCGTCGTCGACGCGGTCACCCGCATGCTCGACGAGGGCACGGCCTACCGGGTGCCACTGCCCGAGGGTGCCGGCGGCGAGGACCCCGGCCTCGGGGACGTCTACGCCGACCTGTCGGCGGACCCGCGCTTCGGCAGCGCGTCCGGGCTCAGCGAGACGGAGATGGCCGGGCTCTTCGCCGAGCGCGGGGGAGACCCGGACCGTCCCGGCAAGCGTCACCCGCTCGACCCCCTGCTGTGGCTGCGGAGCCGGCCCGGCGAGCCCACGTGGGACGGCGGGGCCCTGGGCAGCGGGCGCCCGGGGTGGCACATCGAGTGCGCCTGCATCGCCGGGACCTACCTCGGCGTTCCCGTCGAGGTGCAGGGCGGGGGGTCCGACCTCGCGTTCCCGCACCACGAGATGAGCGAGTCCCACCTGCGCGTGCTCACCGGCCAGGACCAGCCCGTCCACGTCCACGCGCACGGCGGGATGGTCGCCTACCAGGGCGCGAAGATGAGCAAGTCGCTGGGCAACCTCGTCCTCGTCTCCCAGCTCGTCGCCGCTGGGGAGGACCCCATGGCGGTGCGGCTCGCCCTCATCGGTCACCACTACCGCGACGACTGGGAGATCTCCTGGGTCCGGCTGCGGCAGGCCCAGGGGCGCCTGGCCCGCTGGCGGGCGGCGTTCGATGCCCCGGCTGGCCCGGCCGCCGAGCCGATGCTCGCCGCCGTGCGGGCGGCTCTGGCGAACGACCTCGACTCCTCCGCCGCGATCACCGCCGTCGACGCGTGGGTCGCGCGCGTCGAGTCCGGGACGGCCGAGCCCGTCGAGGGCGCCCCGGCGCTCGCGCGCCAGGTGGTCGACGCGCTGCTCGGGATCGTCTGA
- a CDS encoding ABC transporter permease, with product MTTLSPTATPARPASGGTGRRLLALARAEVTLLSRNTVAVFYAVAAAPLVVFALGTSGLMDDIASAAPGGGTTTLLIALLVLMGMSMSVYINLTTAVVARREALVLKRLRTGETRAWEILAALALPNVLIFLLQVVLVTAALSAVMDAPALTNPLVALLGMLLGGAVFAELAYLTGARTRTVESAQLTTMPLFLLGFFASGLLIPMPMLPDAVGTVLRYLPVYPVMELVTIGIGGATIEGDPLTLAETFTAAAQPLAVMAAWALVLGYAVVKYMRWEPRR from the coding sequence ATGACCACGCTCAGCCCCACTGCCACTCCCGCCCGCCCCGCCTCAGGCGGCACCGGCCGCCGCCTCCTCGCGCTCGCGCGCGCCGAGGTCACGCTGCTCAGCCGGAACACGGTCGCCGTCTTCTACGCCGTGGCCGCCGCACCCCTCGTCGTCTTCGCGCTCGGCACCTCGGGCCTCATGGACGACATTGCCTCCGCGGCCCCCGGGGGCGGGACGACGACGCTCCTCATCGCCCTGCTCGTCCTCATGGGCATGTCGATGTCCGTCTACATCAACCTCACCACCGCCGTCGTCGCCCGCCGCGAGGCCCTCGTCCTCAAGCGGCTGCGCACCGGCGAGACCCGCGCGTGGGAGATCCTCGCCGCCCTCGCCCTGCCGAACGTCCTCATCTTCCTGCTCCAGGTCGTCCTCGTCACGGCCGCGCTCTCCGCGGTCATGGACGCCCCGGCGCTGACCAACCCGCTCGTGGCGCTCCTCGGGATGCTGCTCGGCGGCGCCGTCTTCGCCGAGCTCGCCTACCTCACCGGCGCCCGCACCCGCACGGTCGAGTCCGCCCAGCTGACGACGATGCCGCTGTTCCTCCTCGGCTTCTTCGCCTCCGGGCTGCTCATCCCGATGCCGATGCTGCCGGATGCCGTGGGCACCGTCCTGCGCTACCTGCCCGTCTACCCCGTCATGGAGCTCGTCACCATCGGGATCGGCGGCGCGACCATCGAGGGCGACCCGCTCACCCTCGCCGAGACCTTCACCGCCGCCGCCCAGCCCCTCGCGGTGATGGCCGCGTGGGCGCTCGTCCTCGGCTACGCCGTCGTGAAGTACATGCGCTGGGAGCCGCGTCGCTGA